A single Bosea sp. PAMC 26642 DNA region contains:
- a CDS encoding LysR family transcriptional regulator, with amino-acid sequence MDRLDAMSVLLAVVQEGSLSAGARRLRAPLATVSRKVQDLEQHLGTRLLVRTSRRVELTDAGRGYVAASQRILEQVDEAERAAAGEFREPRGELAVTAPVVFGRRHLLPIAVKFLSEYPKIDLRLQLSDRHVNLIEEHLDVGIRLGHLEDSSLMATRVGQVRRLICASPDYLARRGTPVSPDDLKDHDGITFRGFSVSPEWRYRGDNPLLSVEPYPRLAVNSIEAAVDAAVAGLGIARVLSYQIVDELRSGALVPLLEEFAPEPIPVQLVYASQGQIPVKIRAFLDWAAPRLRDRLTRLLIAGVPR; translated from the coding sequence ATGGATCGGCTGGACGCCATGTCCGTGCTGCTCGCCGTCGTCCAGGAGGGCAGCCTCTCGGCCGGGGCGCGCCGTCTGCGTGCGCCGCTCGCGACGGTCAGCCGCAAGGTCCAGGACCTCGAACAGCATCTGGGCACGCGCCTGCTGGTCCGAACCAGCAGGCGGGTTGAGTTGACGGACGCCGGTCGTGGCTATGTCGCGGCATCCCAGCGCATCCTGGAGCAGGTCGATGAGGCGGAACGCGCCGCGGCGGGAGAGTTCCGCGAGCCGCGCGGCGAGCTGGCCGTGACCGCGCCGGTCGTCTTCGGGCGTCGCCACCTCCTGCCAATCGCGGTGAAGTTCCTGTCCGAATACCCGAAGATCGATCTTCGCCTGCAGCTCAGCGACCGGCACGTCAACCTGATCGAGGAGCATCTCGATGTCGGCATCCGGCTCGGCCATCTAGAGGACAGCAGCCTGATGGCGACACGGGTCGGGCAGGTCCGTCGGTTGATCTGCGCCAGCCCGGATTACCTGGCGCGCCGGGGAACACCCGTCTCACCGGACGATCTGAAGGACCATGACGGCATCACCTTTCGCGGCTTCTCGGTTTCGCCGGAATGGCGCTACCGGGGCGACAACCCGCTGCTGTCGGTCGAGCCGTATCCGCGGCTTGCGGTCAACTCGATCGAAGCGGCAGTCGACGCGGCCGTCGCCGGGCTCGGGATCGCCCGCGTGCTTTCCTATCAGATCGTCGACGAGCTTCGATCGGGCGCGCTCGTGCCTCTCCTCGAGGAGTTCGCGCCGGAGCCGATACCCGTCCAGCTCGTATATGCGAGCCAGGGGCAAATCCCCGTCAAGATCCGGGCGTTCCTGGACTGGGCGGCGCCGCGTCTGAGGGACAGACTGACGCGCCTGTTGATCGCTGGGGTTCCAAGATAG
- a CDS encoding pyridoxamine 5'-phosphate oxidase family protein, translating into MLHKYLEIASTPAVKAARRHFGSAAQYARIDGTLDPQGAPRNDRIGPDEADFITARDGFYLASVSETGWPYVQFRGGPAGFLRVLDETTLGFADFRGNRQYVTTGNVAGNDRVSLFLMDYAHRRRLKIFGRMRLVDANDDPDLAARLGLADYPATVERAVSISVEAFDWNCPQHITPRFTEAEIAAMLEPVKARMAALEAENARLRTATGVAG; encoded by the coding sequence ATGCTGCACAAATATCTGGAGATCGCCTCGACCCCAGCTGTGAAGGCCGCGCGCCGGCACTTTGGAAGCGCTGCCCAATACGCCCGGATCGATGGCACGCTCGATCCGCAAGGCGCGCCTCGCAACGACCGGATCGGGCCCGACGAGGCGGACTTCATCACGGCGCGAGACGGATTCTATCTCGCCTCGGTCTCGGAAACGGGATGGCCCTATGTCCAGTTCCGCGGGGGGCCTGCAGGCTTCCTGAGGGTCCTCGACGAGACCACGCTTGGCTTCGCTGACTTCCGCGGCAACCGACAATACGTCACCACCGGCAATGTTGCCGGCAACGACCGTGTCTCACTGTTCCTGATGGACTATGCGCATCGGCGGCGGCTGAAAATCTTTGGCCGCATGCGGCTCGTCGATGCGAATGATGATCCGGATCTTGCAGCCCGCCTGGGCCTTGCCGACTACCCGGCAACTGTCGAGCGAGCCGTCTCGATCTCGGTCGAAGCCTTCGACTGGAACTGCCCGCAGCACATCACGCCGCGTTTCACCGAAGCCGAGATCGCCGCGATGCTGGAACCGGTCAAGGCCAGGATGGCGGCGCTCGAAGCCGAGAATGCCCGCCTGCGAACCGCGACTGGCGTCGCAGGCTGA
- a CDS encoding SDR family NAD(P)-dependent oxidoreductase, which produces MDLITTPFGFQTTASDVVAGVDLTGKRAIVTGGASGIGIETARALASVGAEVTLAVRRPQDSELIAEEIRQSTQNRRVHVAPLDLVDPLSIQAFIAAWQGPLDILVNNAGIMALPELERTPQGWEMQFATNFLGHFALTLGLHPAMRAAGHARIVSLSSSANMFAPVIFDDLHFDFMPYAPFVAYGQAKTACVLLAVEATRRWREDGILANALNPGAIATNLQKHTGGLRTPPALQKTPQQGASTSVLLAASPLLQGVGGRYFEDCNEAPVVSRRPTDFSGGVAPYAIDAANARRLWDVATALISSKPD; this is translated from the coding sequence ATGGATCTCATCACCACCCCGTTCGGCTTTCAGACAACCGCAAGTGATGTCGTCGCGGGCGTCGATCTGACCGGCAAGCGCGCCATCGTCACGGGCGGCGCTTCCGGCATCGGCATCGAGACAGCGCGCGCGCTTGCAAGCGTGGGCGCAGAGGTCACGCTTGCAGTCCGCCGTCCACAAGACAGCGAGCTCATCGCCGAGGAGATCCGGCAGTCGACGCAAAACCGGCGGGTCCATGTCGCTCCGCTCGACCTTGTCGATCCGCTGTCGATCCAGGCGTTCATCGCGGCTTGGCAAGGACCGCTCGACATTCTCGTCAACAATGCCGGGATCATGGCGCTCCCAGAACTCGAACGCACACCACAGGGATGGGAGATGCAGTTCGCCACGAATTTCCTGGGGCATTTCGCGCTGACCCTAGGACTGCATCCGGCGATGCGCGCCGCAGGTCACGCGCGCATCGTATCGCTCAGTTCCAGCGCCAACATGTTCGCACCCGTCATCTTCGACGATCTACACTTCGATTTTATGCCTTATGCGCCATTCGTGGCCTATGGACAGGCCAAGACGGCATGCGTGCTCCTTGCCGTCGAAGCGACGCGTCGATGGAGAGAGGACGGTATCCTCGCCAACGCCCTCAACCCCGGCGCCATCGCGACCAATCTGCAAAAGCACACCGGCGGACTCAGGACGCCGCCCGCTTTACAGAAGACGCCCCAGCAGGGCGCTTCGACGTCCGTCCTGCTGGCGGCATCGCCCCTGCTCCAGGGCGTCGGTGGGCGCTACTTCGAAGACTGCAACGAGGCTCCCGTCGTCTCGCGGCGGCCAACGGATTTCAGCGGCGGCGTTGCGCCTTACGCCATCGACGCAGCAAACGCGCGTCGGCTTTGGGATGTGGCGACAGCTCTGATTTCATCGAAGCCAGACTGA
- a CDS encoding pyridoxamine 5'-phosphate oxidase family protein translates to MAMTLKDISEKMQDIDFCMLSTKTTGGELASRPMSNNGEVEYDGDSWFFAYETAAFVGEIASDPKVGLTFSAGKSLLGKPGIFISVGGEASLVRDKAEFAAHWVDDLERWFPDGIETPGMIMLKVRASHIHYWDGEDQGEVMF, encoded by the coding sequence ATGGCCATGACCCTCAAGGACATCTCCGAGAAGATGCAGGACATCGACTTCTGCATGCTTTCGACGAAGACGACCGGGGGAGAGTTGGCCAGCCGGCCGATGAGCAATAATGGCGAAGTGGAATATGACGGCGATTCCTGGTTCTTTGCCTATGAGACGGCGGCTTTCGTCGGTGAGATCGCAAGCGATCCGAAAGTCGGCCTGACCTTTTCGGCCGGCAAGAGCCTGCTCGGGAAACCGGGCATCTTCATCAGCGTCGGCGGCGAAGCGAGCCTCGTTCGCGACAAGGCAGAGTTCGCGGCGCATTGGGTCGATGATCTCGAGCGCTGGTTTCCGGACGGGATCGAGACCCCGGGCATGATTATGCTGAAGGTCCGTGCGAGCCACATCCATTACTGGGACGGCGAGGACCAGGGCGAGGTCATGTTCTAG
- a CDS encoding LysR substrate-binding domain-containing protein: MIGGLPPLQWLSTFRAVMEAGSFAGAAKLLSLTPSAISHQMRALEGMLGRQLFLRVKRSVVPTEEALTYSASIGESFARLVTATSRVASGAGVRRLPIHCSPSFATLWLVPRLGQFLREHPAIDIALYASHEPARLGQDGILVDIQYARPVPESCEAVPLAEELIVPMASAGFIAEHRLTNPADIARVPLIHSLRCVVPWDQWSARHAPLVPLNPRGLQFDRAHLALTVAADGLGLALESTLQAHDHLRRGTLVMPFGALGISAIAHRLLYRREDRTNSDIIAFVDWITGMLAPERLRISANVL; encoded by the coding sequence ATGATCGGTGGATTGCCGCCTCTGCAGTGGCTCTCGACCTTCCGGGCCGTGATGGAGGCCGGCAGCTTTGCCGGTGCGGCCAAGCTCCTGAGCCTGACGCCGTCGGCGATCAGCCACCAGATGCGAGCGCTGGAAGGCATGCTGGGCCGCCAGCTCTTCCTGCGCGTCAAGCGCAGCGTCGTGCCGACCGAGGAAGCGCTGACCTACAGCGCCTCCATCGGGGAGAGTTTTGCCAGGCTCGTGACCGCGACCAGCCGCGTCGCATCGGGCGCCGGCGTGCGCCGCCTGCCGATCCACTGCTCGCCGAGCTTTGCGACATTGTGGCTGGTGCCGCGGCTCGGGCAGTTTCTGCGCGAGCACCCGGCGATCGACATCGCGCTCTACGCCAGCCATGAGCCGGCGCGGCTTGGCCAGGACGGTATCCTCGTCGACATCCAGTATGCGCGCCCGGTGCCGGAATCCTGCGAGGCGGTGCCGCTGGCCGAGGAGTTGATCGTGCCGATGGCGTCCGCGGGCTTCATCGCCGAGCACCGGCTGACGAACCCCGCCGACATCGCCCGCGTCCCGCTGATCCATTCACTGCGCTGCGTGGTGCCATGGGACCAGTGGTCGGCGCGGCACGCGCCGCTGGTGCCGCTCAACCCGCGCGGCCTGCAGTTCGACCGCGCCCATCTCGCGCTCACGGTCGCTGCGGATGGTCTTGGTCTCGCGCTCGAATCGACCTTGCAGGCGCACGACCATCTGCGTCGCGGCACGCTGGTTATGCCGTTCGGGGCGCTTGGGATTTCCGCGATAGCACATCGCCTGCTCTATCGCCGGGAAGATCGCACCAATTCCGACATCATCGCCTTCGTCGACTGGATCACTGGCATGCTGGCGCCTGAACGCCTACGGATCAGCGCGAACGTCCTATGA
- a CDS encoding NAD(P)H-dependent oxidoreductase — translation MNLHRMLLERKAAGKPVTVAIIGAGKFGTMFLSQARNTDGMHIVGVADLNTNRARSQLKLACWSDAQYAAATIDDALKNGATLITDNADSLITHPAVEVIIEATGDPGAGIAFALKAIEHGKHIIMVNVEADAVAGPILARKAKAAGVVYSLAWGDQPALIADHVDWARAAGFKVVSAGKGTRYHPTYHQSTPDTVWDILDKYMKIKDRNSINPKMFNSFVDGTKSGIEMTAVCNATGLHSQAEGLSFPPATRFEHAEICKPKADGGVLERAGVTEVTSSVYRDGTDVPHSLVMGTYVVFESDSAYSEECFREYSMLPDKSGKYSCLYRPIHMIGLELGISVASAALRKEATGAPIMFNSDVVATAKRALKAGEMLDGEGGFCVWGKQTPATASLDQGYLPLGLAHNVKLKTDIAEGQRLKWSDVAYDPANTAVKVRREMEAAFARPNT, via the coding sequence ATGAACCTGCATCGCATGCTGCTCGAACGGAAGGCTGCCGGGAAGCCGGTCACGGTCGCCATCATCGGCGCCGGAAAGTTCGGAACGATGTTCCTCTCGCAGGCCCGCAATACCGACGGCATGCATATCGTCGGTGTTGCGGATCTCAACACCAATCGAGCCCGGTCCCAGCTCAAGCTCGCCTGCTGGTCCGACGCGCAGTACGCGGCCGCCACGATCGACGACGCGCTCAAGAACGGCGCTACGCTCATCACCGACAATGCCGACAGCCTGATCACGCATCCCGCCGTGGAGGTGATCATCGAGGCGACCGGCGATCCCGGCGCCGGCATCGCCTTCGCGCTCAAGGCGATCGAGCACGGCAAGCACATCATCATGGTCAATGTCGAGGCCGACGCGGTCGCCGGCCCGATCCTGGCGCGAAAGGCGAAGGCCGCCGGCGTCGTCTATTCGCTGGCCTGGGGCGACCAGCCGGCCCTGATCGCCGACCATGTCGACTGGGCTCGCGCGGCGGGCTTCAAGGTCGTCAGCGCCGGCAAGGGCACGCGCTACCACCCGACCTACCACCAGTCGACGCCCGATACGGTCTGGGACATCCTCGACAAATACATGAAGATCAAGGATCGCAATTCGATCAATCCCAAGATGTTCAATTCCTTCGTCGACGGCACGAAGTCTGGCATCGAGATGACGGCGGTTTGCAACGCGACGGGCCTGCACTCGCAGGCCGAGGGGCTCTCGTTCCCGCCGGCGACGCGCTTCGAGCATGCCGAGATCTGCAAGCCCAAGGCCGATGGCGGCGTGCTCGAACGGGCGGGCGTCACCGAGGTGACCTCCTCGGTCTATCGCGACGGCACGGACGTGCCGCATTCGCTGGTAATGGGCACCTATGTCGTGTTCGAGAGCGACAGCGCCTATAGCGAGGAGTGCTTCCGCGAATACAGCATGCTGCCCGACAAGAGCGGCAAGTATTCCTGCCTCTACCGGCCGATCCACATGATCGGGCTCGAGCTCGGCATCTCGGTCGCGTCGGCTGCCCTGCGCAAGGAAGCGACCGGCGCTCCCATCATGTTCAACTCCGACGTCGTCGCCACCGCCAAGCGTGCGCTCAAGGCCGGAGAGATGCTCGACGGCGAAGGCGGGTTCTGCGTCTGGGGCAAGCAGACCCCGGCTACGGCCTCGCTCGACCAGGGCTATCTGCCGCTTGGCCTGGCCCATAACGTCAAGCTCAAGACCGACATCGCCGAGGGCCAGCGCCTGAAATGGAGCGATGTCGCCTACGACCCGGCCAATACCGCCGTGAAGGTCCGGCGTGAAATGGAGGCAGCCTTCGCACGCCCCAATACCTAG
- a CDS encoding TRAP transporter substrate-binding protein has translation MTTKGRFFPTRRAALRGLAAGASLIAMPGVLRAQKISWIGANAASQQDFIGVSLDFFGKRLGELSKGQIDVASHHGGALGGEREHVEAVLQGAIQIATPGQGVVAGWYRPAEVWTHPYLFKDVAHKDRVWDTMRAEYQEDIAKAGKLRPLGAIPRMPRMLSCNRVVKVPADMMGLKIRVPETALWRRTFELFGASPTPLPFPEVFQALKSSVIDGQENPMGLTFNSGIFDANTHLSLTEHMMQDNCILMGDQAYQKLTPELRKAVDQAARDMEAEMRPKVIADDVRILELIKAKKIVISEVDKAAFTATVKNLTTEFPAGKKWADRIGQIA, from the coding sequence ATGACCACCAAGGGACGATTCTTTCCGACACGCCGCGCGGCACTGCGCGGGCTTGCCGCAGGCGCTTCGCTGATCGCCATGCCGGGCGTGCTCAGGGCCCAGAAGATCAGCTGGATCGGCGCCAACGCCGCCTCGCAGCAGGATTTCATCGGCGTCAGCCTCGACTTCTTCGGCAAGCGCCTGGGCGAGCTCAGCAAGGGCCAGATCGATGTCGCCAGCCATCATGGCGGCGCGCTCGGCGGCGAGCGCGAGCATGTCGAGGCCGTCCTGCAGGGCGCGATCCAGATCGCGACACCGGGCCAGGGCGTCGTCGCCGGCTGGTATCGCCCGGCCGAGGTCTGGACCCACCCCTATCTGTTCAAGGATGTCGCCCACAAGGATCGCGTCTGGGACACGATGCGGGCCGAATACCAGGAGGACATCGCCAAGGCCGGCAAGCTCAGGCCGCTGGGGGCGATCCCGCGCATGCCGCGCATGCTCTCCTGCAACCGGGTCGTGAAGGTCCCGGCCGACATGATGGGGCTGAAGATCCGCGTGCCGGAAACGGCGCTGTGGCGCCGCACCTTCGAGCTCTTCGGGGCCTCGCCGACACCCCTGCCCTTCCCCGAGGTCTTCCAGGCGCTGAAGTCGAGCGTGATCGACGGCCAGGAGAACCCGATGGGCCTGACCTTCAACTCCGGCATCTTCGACGCCAACACGCATCTCTCGCTGACCGAGCACATGATGCAGGACAACTGCATCCTGATGGGCGACCAAGCCTATCAGAAGCTGACGCCGGAGCTGCGCAAGGCCGTCGACCAGGCGGCGCGCGACATGGAGGCCGAGATGCGGCCGAAGGTGATCGCCGACGATGTCCGCATCCTGGAGCTGATCAAGGCCAAGAAGATCGTGATCTCCGAGGTCGACAAGGCGGCCTTCACCGCAACGGTGAAGAACCTGACCACCGAGTTCCCTGCCGGCAAGAAATGGGCCGACCGCATCGGCCAGATCGCCTGA
- a CDS encoding TRAP transporter small permease has protein sequence MKALIGRLSDIVTETAKFALGLCVAAIVLITLAAVWWRYVVNAPIAWIEQVSNILFIWITFIGAAVLYRQKLHIGVDMFIGMLKGRAQEVMFWLIEISNLIFITVLFIYSVKLSIDVLPNTYGALDITPAWFYVSAPVSCAMMMLYFVEKIVDPSKRQPVGVAGEF, from the coding sequence ATGAAGGCGCTCATCGGCAGGCTATCGGACATCGTCACCGAGACCGCCAAATTCGCGCTCGGCCTCTGCGTCGCGGCGATCGTGTTGATCACGCTGGCGGCGGTGTGGTGGCGCTATGTCGTCAACGCGCCGATCGCGTGGATCGAGCAGGTCTCGAACATCCTGTTCATCTGGATCACCTTCATCGGCGCCGCGGTGCTCTACCGCCAGAAGCTGCATATCGGCGTCGACATGTTCATCGGCATGCTGAAGGGCCGCGCCCAGGAGGTGATGTTCTGGCTGATCGAGATCTCCAACCTGATCTTCATCACGGTGCTGTTCATCTACAGCGTGAAGCTCTCGATCGACGTCCTGCCCAACACCTATGGCGCGCTCGATATCACTCCGGCCTGGTTCTACGTCTCCGCGCCGGTCTCCTGCGCGATGATGATGCTCTATTTCGTCGAGAAGATCGTCGATCCCTCGAAAAGGCAGCCTGTCGGCGTCGCGGGGGAATTCTGA
- a CDS encoding TRAP transporter large permease, translating to MSTILIGSFFLLLALSVPIAFAMGLATIAAIMAHGSLPMSILAQRTLVGADSYALLAIPFFILAGNLMNGGGITHQIINLANAMVGRFRGGLALTSVTAAMIFSGLSGSAAADASALGKVLIPAMKKQGYGGGFAAALMASACVNGPIIPPSIPLVIYGLSAGKGVSIIALFLGGIVPGVLLALSLMVAAYWISVKRNYPVSESVPVRQIPRLILPASWALMMPVIILIGVTGGVVTVTESATIAVVYAAFIGFFVYKELSIKTIWPILVQTALDTALVMFIIALSSGFGWLLAVSGTPRAIASWIASVSSDPTIILMMINVFLLIIGIFMEPLPAMFILIPVLVPVVQAVGIDLVHFGLVMVFNLCLGLITPPVGILLYICANFANVTLEEESRELGPFLGAGFIVLVIISLFPATVLWLPRLLVDYGR from the coding sequence ATGAGCACGATCCTGATCGGCAGCTTCTTCCTGCTGCTGGCGCTCTCTGTCCCGATCGCGTTCGCGATGGGGCTGGCCACCATCGCCGCGATCATGGCGCATGGCTCGCTGCCGATGTCGATCCTGGCGCAGCGCACGCTCGTCGGCGCCGATTCCTATGCGCTGCTGGCGATTCCGTTCTTCATCCTGGCCGGCAACCTGATGAATGGCGGCGGCATCACCCACCAGATCATCAATCTCGCCAATGCCATGGTCGGCCGGTTCCGCGGCGGGCTGGCGCTGACCTCGGTGACGGCGGCGATGATCTTCTCAGGGCTCTCGGGATCGGCTGCGGCCGACGCCTCGGCGCTCGGCAAGGTCCTGATCCCGGCGATGAAGAAGCAGGGCTATGGCGGCGGCTTCGCCGCCGCGCTGATGGCTTCGGCCTGCGTCAACGGGCCGATCATCCCGCCCTCGATCCCGCTCGTCATCTACGGGCTGTCGGCGGGCAAGGGCGTCTCGATCATCGCCTTGTTCCTCGGCGGCATCGTGCCGGGCGTGCTGCTGGCACTCTCGCTGATGGTCGCGGCCTACTGGATTTCCGTGAAGCGCAACTATCCCGTCTCGGAATCGGTGCCGGTTCGCCAGATTCCCCGCCTGATCCTCCCGGCGAGCTGGGCTTTGATGATGCCGGTGATCATCCTGATCGGCGTCACCGGCGGCGTCGTCACGGTCACCGAGAGCGCGACCATCGCCGTGGTCTATGCCGCTTTCATCGGCTTCTTCGTCTACAAGGAACTCAGCATCAAGACGATCTGGCCGATCCTGGTCCAGACAGCGCTCGATACGGCGCTGGTGATGTTCATCATCGCCCTGTCGTCGGGCTTCGGCTGGCTTCTGGCGGTCTCGGGCACGCCGCGCGCCATTGCGAGCTGGATCGCCTCGGTCTCCTCGGATCCGACGATCATCCTGATGATGATCAACGTCTTCCTGCTGATCATCGGCATCTTCATGGAGCCGCTGCCGGCGATGTTCATCCTGATCCCGGTGCTGGTGCCGGTGGTGCAGGCGGTGGGCATCGACCTCGTCCATTTCGGGCTGGTGATGGTGTTCAACCTCTGCCTGGGGCTGATCACGCCCCCCGTGGGCATCCTGCTCTACATCTGCGCCAACTTCGCCAATGTGACGCTCGAGGAGGAGAGCCGGGAACTGGGTCCGTTCCTCGGCGCCGGTTTCATCGTGCTGGTGATCATTTCGCTGTTTCCGGCGACGGTGCTCTGGCTGCCGAGGTTACTTGTAGATTACGGCCGGTAG
- a CDS encoding BLUF domain-containing protein gives MSAYQLVYYSRNTIASASMSPLDALRSIVTVSQANNKNDGITGYLIFDRTCFLQILEGEKAQVYSTFRRIEADPRHRDVVVMGAREVPARLFPNWTMAGAVRTLDQDEIFMRYGIGKTIVPSRLKADTVVALAQDLLEFHAETKARASA, from the coding sequence GTGAGCGCCTACCAATTGGTCTATTATTCCCGCAATACGATCGCCTCCGCATCCATGAGTCCATTGGACGCGCTGCGCAGCATCGTTACGGTATCGCAGGCGAACAACAAGAACGACGGTATCACCGGATACCTGATCTTTGACCGGACTTGCTTCCTCCAGATCCTCGAGGGCGAAAAGGCGCAGGTCTACTCGACGTTCCGGCGCATCGAGGCCGACCCCCGCCATCGCGACGTCGTTGTCATGGGCGCCCGAGAGGTGCCGGCCCGGCTTTTCCCGAACTGGACGATGGCCGGCGCCGTGCGCACGCTCGACCAGGACGAGATCTTCATGCGCTATGGCATTGGAAAGACGATCGTGCCGTCCAGGCTGAAGGCCGACACCGTTGTCGCGCTGGCTCAGGACCTTCTGGAATTCCACGCCGAGACCAAGGCTCGGGCGAGCGCCTGA
- a CDS encoding methyl-accepting chemotaxis protein — translation MTEIAACRRLSRVGAFEMHVAETGKHEMSIRNFINFGVHTAEAEAIRRTQAVIEFEPSGKIISANEMFLGCIGYKLSEIKGQHHSMFVDPGERNGTAYNTFWSELAAGNSKQAEFLRIGKGGRRLWLQAIYMPIVDSSGRVTKVIKFATDITANKTKIANLEGQLAAINKSQAVIEFDLNGKILHANTNFLALTGYSAGEIEGQHHRIFVSDDDRASPAYAQLWEKLRRGEFDEGRYRRIGKGGKAVWIQASYNPILDALGSPWKVVKYATDITAGKENEDQMTFAIEQVATVVEAAKDRDLTRRISLANLNVANQALCGGVNELIGTLSSIVGEVAVAADGIDTAAREITAGADDLSKRTEEQASSLEETAATTEELAASVKASAMNARNAATLAEAATNAAQSGGDIAMEAVRAMARIEDASQKIQAITRVIDDIAFQTNLLALNAAVEAARAGDAGKGFAVVASEVRTLAQRSGEAAKDISALISSSNVEVSDGVKLVRKAGDALTIILETSQKVASTIADISAASSEQANGIDEMSQTVAHLDEMTQSNAALAEESAASANALADRIAQLNLLVAGYRTEASDGSASQAPHRLRKQVEAAFSKPTAAKTQQRGTGQPSRKVVNSRGASGWDEF, via the coding sequence ATGACAGAAATTGCGGCTTGCAGGCGCCTCTCGCGGGTTGGCGCCTTCGAGATGCATGTTGCCGAAACGGGAAAGCACGAGATGTCGATCCGGAACTTCATCAATTTTGGCGTGCACACCGCCGAGGCCGAGGCCATAAGACGGACTCAGGCCGTCATCGAGTTTGAGCCGTCAGGGAAGATTATTTCGGCCAACGAGATGTTCCTCGGTTGCATCGGTTACAAGCTCAGTGAAATCAAAGGTCAGCACCATTCGATGTTCGTCGATCCGGGCGAACGAAATGGTACCGCTTACAATACGTTCTGGTCCGAATTGGCGGCCGGGAACTCTAAACAGGCCGAGTTCCTGCGCATTGGCAAAGGGGGTCGGCGTCTTTGGCTGCAGGCCATTTACATGCCCATCGTGGACTCGTCTGGGCGCGTGACCAAAGTGATCAAGTTCGCCACGGACATCACCGCGAACAAGACCAAGATCGCCAATCTGGAAGGTCAGCTGGCGGCGATCAACAAGTCCCAGGCCGTGATCGAATTTGACCTGAATGGCAAAATTCTACATGCGAACACCAATTTTCTGGCGTTGACTGGTTACTCGGCAGGCGAGATCGAAGGCCAGCATCATCGCATCTTCGTCAGCGACGACGATCGTGCGTCGCCGGCCTATGCACAACTCTGGGAAAAGCTACGCCGGGGAGAATTCGACGAAGGGCGTTATCGTCGCATCGGTAAAGGCGGCAAGGCTGTCTGGATCCAGGCGAGCTACAATCCTATACTCGACGCTCTCGGCAGTCCGTGGAAGGTCGTGAAGTACGCCACGGACATAACGGCTGGGAAAGAGAACGAAGACCAGATGACGTTTGCGATCGAACAGGTCGCGACGGTTGTCGAGGCTGCGAAAGACCGCGACCTGACGCGGCGGATCTCGTTGGCGAATCTCAACGTCGCCAACCAAGCGCTTTGCGGTGGCGTCAATGAGCTGATCGGAACCTTGTCGAGCATCGTGGGAGAGGTCGCTGTCGCCGCAGATGGGATCGATACTGCAGCCCGAGAAATCACTGCCGGCGCTGATGACCTGTCGAAGCGGACCGAGGAGCAAGCCTCCAGCCTGGAGGAAACGGCTGCAACGACCGAAGAACTTGCTGCGAGCGTCAAGGCCTCAGCGATGAACGCTCGTAACGCCGCGACGCTCGCCGAGGCGGCGACGAATGCGGCGCAGTCCGGCGGCGACATCGCCATGGAGGCTGTCAGAGCAATGGCGCGGATCGAGGATGCCTCGCAAAAGATCCAGGCCATCACGCGGGTCATTGATGACATTGCATTCCAGACGAACCTGCTTGCGCTCAACGCGGCGGTGGAAGCCGCTCGCGCAGGTGACGCAGGCAAGGGGTTTGCTGTGGTGGCAAGCGAGGTGCGTACGCTAGCTCAGCGGTCAGGTGAGGCTGCAAAAGATATCTCGGCTCTCATTTCGTCCTCAAATGTCGAAGTCAGCGACGGCGTCAAGCTGGTGCGCAAGGCGGGAGACGCTCTGACGATTATTCTCGAGACGTCGCAAAAAGTAGCCTCGACCATCGCAGATATTTCAGCCGCGAGCAGCGAGCAGGCGAATGGCATCGACGAGATGAGCCAGACGGTTGCGCATCTAGACGAGATGACCCAGTCGAACGCAGCTCTGGCGGAGGAAAGTGCCGCATCTGCCAACGCTTTGGCAGACCGTATCGCCCAGCTGAATCTCCTCGTCGCGGGATACCGCACCGAGGCGTCCGATGGGTCGGCATCGCAAGCTCCCCATCGCCTTCGTAAGCAGGTCGAGGCCGCGTTCTCGAAACCAACAGCGGCCAAAACACAGCAGCGCGGAACGGGTCAGCCGTCGAGAAAGGTTGTCAACTCGCGCGGAGCATCCGGATGGGATGAGTTCTGA